gaggaacagcaggtgcaggtgaaGCTGGGACTGCACTGGATGTTGGTGCAGCAAATGATGGAATCACCATTGACACActcatgtctgggttaaaaacaagTGTGCCAAACAATGATCCAGGTCCTGAAATGGGCTTCACAACACCTGGTGCTGTGGGGGTGGTGCAATGGGGCACACCGTGCTGGGGGCCGGTGGAAAGGAGCACACCGTGGTGGGGGCAGACACAATGGGGCGCACTGTGGTGGGGGCCGGCGCAATAGGGCGCACTGTGGTGGAGGCTGGTATAATGGGTCACACTGTGGTGGAGGCTGGCGAGATGGGGCGCACTGTGGTGAAGGTCGGTGTGACGGGGCACACCATGGTAGGGGCCGGTGCAATGTGGCAGACTGTGGTGGGGGTTGGCGCGATGGAGCATACCGTCGTGGGGGCCGGTGGGAAGGAGCACACCGTGGTGGCATCTGGCAGGAAAGAGCAAACTGTGGTGGTTGCAGAAGCAGACTTTCGTCCAGGTCGAAGAAGAGGTGCCTGTCCTTCTTTATTTGGAGGAAAAACAAACTGGTGTTTGGGGCCTGATGTTGACGGTGCCTCGTCCAATTTTTCCCTCGGCAAAGGAAGCTGCGTATCTGCCACAGCAATTGGATTAAGTGGAGTCAGTCCCTGAGTGAGTACACTCATTTCCTGATCCTTTTGCCTCCGTTGAAACCTGATAATAAATGATatgtattattcatatatattaatttagaaatattcaggttatttaaagaaaataatgtgcTTTGCTTACCACTGAATGAGCGTCTTCTGGTTTAGCTCAAAAAGCTGGATCACTGTTTCATCCATTAGCCTGCGACTGCCAAGCACCAGATCCCGGATGTGGTGGTAATCGGTCAGTATTTTAGACCACCTGGGGGTGCGAACACCAGCCTTCTTGGAAGTGGACTTGTGTACGGCACACAGCTTTGTACAAATGGCCTCAACCAAGCGGCTGGTGCTAGGCCACTGTGCTGGACCCCCAGGATGTCCAATCAGACAGCGCTTGACGCTCTCCACACCTGGAGTGACTCCGGAGCGCTTCGGTGCCTTAAAGCGCCCATGTGTCAGCTGAGGCTGATGTCGAGGCTGGTAGTTGATGCGCTGTTTATCAACATCCAGGAGAGCTGTCCACAGCTGGATGGCCTCTGTCACCTGCAGGTCAGTGAGGTAAGGAGCCTCACGAAGACCTACCAAATAAGCAGCCAGATCCTGGACCTTGTCCCACCCAGCAATGCCATCAGGTCCAATGACTACTCCCTGGTAAATACAGAATAAATTTAGTatatgtggaataaaaaaaaagactaaatcaaattaagttcttaatgTATCTTACCTGAGCCTCAACAGAGAGACTGTCTCCAGAGTCGGATGGCTGTGACGGCACTGAGAGGGCTGGGCTAGGAAGCTGTCCTTCTCCACCAGCTGATGTGGACGGCTCAGCCAGTGATGCTGGGGACTGAGGCAGAGGCGAAGATGAGGGGCTGTTTCTGAGATCATGGCAGGGGTCATCCTCATACAGCACTGGAACTGTGATGTCCTCCATGATCTCCTCCTCAAACCCCTCATCTTGTAGATCCTCGTCATCTACTTCCTCCACCAGCCTGTCTTCCTCCTCTGGGTTCTGGAGCACCGGAGTCAGGGTTTTGCCGGTCTGGCTGTAAAGGTACTCTAATCCCAGCAATTCACCttaaagaataaaacatttaaaaaaacatatattaaataaaactaataataaagtaaatattagGATAAACATTTTGTGAAGTACATTAAAGCTTAATAAATCACTTATATAACAACTAGTTAATGAATTTCTTGCCTGTATATGCTCCAGGAGGGTGATAACGGTTATCCCAGGGCTTCCCTAAGACTGCTCGGCTAAGCCTGTCCACAGCCTCTCTCATGGCACTGCCATATGACCGTATGGAGGATGCTCCTTTTATGGTGCTTTCCATCCGGTCATCATTCCAGCGCATCAAGCCCTCAAGGAGATAGGCCTGAAAATGCGCATCACTGGCACTGGTCCCTGgaaattaaaatagttaaaaatatgtgaagaattaattaacatgttattagGTTATGTACTAACATTAAAATTATTGTCATTATAAACAGAGTTACTTGTCAGGCAAGACAGCTTTGTCAATGCTGATAACAtcacaaatgttatttaaatgtctaataatgttacattaAAGCAATGGAAGTTATCACAGTGCTtatatgttttacaaaataaaacaatccaAATGTATGTAATACCTTGAATAAAACGGTTTAGGTGGAGGTGGAAGGACTCCAAAGATGTAGAGCTACGGGCACACCTGTAACAACACAGCTCCACTCCGCCTTTCTTCAGTGTCCCTGTCTTCATGTACAGTGGAAAGTTCTCTGGGTCTTGAATGCACTGTACATGCTTCTGCTGTTCCTTCCATATCTGCTGGATTCGTTCGTGGTCCAGCAGAGGAACACCCAGAGTGTCCTTCCCATGCTCGCTGTCAAAATGGTCCAACAGCTTTCCAATCAGACAGGTGGTCTCCTCCACACCTCTGGTCCTCCTACGGCAGTGCAGTGCTAGCTCCCTCCGGTTTATGCGAGCACAGAGCCGTTTGTGAAATGTGGCCAGTCTTTTTTGCCGCCAGCTCACCTTCCTTTGCCTGGCGAAGAGCGGCCACATCTTCTGGATCCCACTGAAAGATGCACGTGGACAGACGTGCCATGAAGATCCCGTAGAGCGGATGAGCTTCTGTCGTGACACCTGCAGCAAACCGGCGCATAAAATGCCAGATGTCAAGGCGCACTTCAAGCTCATCCCACTCCGGAAACATGATCTTCACCGGAGACTGGCCGTGCTGACTGCAGCAATCTCTGTCCACGTACATTACTTTCGGGGCTGCCTCTCCTGCCTCCCGGTAACGCTTCATCAGTCCGGCCGCCATTGGGTCCAGTCCATGACCCTCGGCAGCTGACAGCACAGAGACAAGGACTTGACCGTGTTCGTTCCCCACATCAGTGCACCAGGCAGCTGTTCCCGCAGCAGCACCTGCAAGTTTCTTTGTGATCTATTAGGAAAAATAAAACTGTGTTAAATATGTACGCACACATATCCATATCTGGCAAATGTCTGGATATAAACATACCTTTTTTGTGGAGTCCATCTTTAGAACACAGCCAAATACGGAGGTGATTTTGGCCTTGACCTCGTGCAGTCGCCCCAGAACATCCCTGGCATAGACGGCTAACAGCCACTTCGGTTTGGGTATGGCAGGTAAGAGGGGAGGCTCAGCAAACACAGGAGGTTGCACAAGGGAGGACCTTGTGAATGGTTCACAGGCAGTCAGGTACTGCAAGACTCGCTGTGTCCATGCCTCACTGTGTTGCTCCATCAGCTTTTTGAAAAGCTGAGTCACACTGTTGCCCAGTGTCCTCTCCCTCATCATCCTAACTACCCGGTTGTCACATGAGTATCTAAGGAAACAACATTATAATCAGGGAAATGCTTTGTTTGCtaaaaattaacacaattaaaaTATTGGCATTATGAATTACCTGTATGTCAGCAAAGCTGGGAACTGACTACGGTGGCCAATATCCAGCTGTCCTAAGATGTCCTCGGACCAGGCAGGATACTTCTTTTTGCACCGCTTGCACTCCAGATACTCAGTGGCAAGGTCGTACCAGCCGTCGATGTCGAGGACCTTGCACACCGTGCGGTAAATTCCTGCAGCTGTTAGTCTGTGCTTACCACAGCTTAGGCGAACACAGACAAGTGGAAACAACCACATCTTCAGCGGCATCCACAGAAAAAGTGGTCGGCAGAAGAAGAGGTCAGGAGAGGCAGGTGGCTGCGTGTTAATTAGAGGGGGCTGGGGAGGATACCACCAAAGCTTCAGCTGGGACACTAGCTCTGGCTTGCCGGTTGTTAAGTTTGTTTTAAATACCGTGTTCCGGATCCACTCATGCTGGAAAGGGGGAAGCTGATCTTTCCAGTGAACAGGAAGCTCAACTGGTGGCTGATGATGTTGAAGATCTGGTGTTTTTGCTGTTTCCGCTGATGGAGACGGATTGGCACAGGCCTCTGAGTGAATAGTAACAAACAATTTATAGTTAACAATATTATGATGACTGTTGCTTTTGATAGTAAGGTGCCACAAATTATGCCCATGAACAGCCAGTGAAGCAATAGTTTTggataagtattattattaatatgggtATACTTAGAAATACAAGTTAAGAGAATGGTACTGTTAGGAAGCAAAGAAATTAGTGTGCACTTTATTGATGAAAGGGATATGGAATTAACACAATTCTCTGCGAATGAGAATCATATGAAATGGAGTAAGTAAAATGAGGCATGATTAGTATAAATTATTGAAGCACAAAGACATGAAGCATGCACACAGATACAGTAAGGAAAAACTGCTCAGCTGATAATGACAGCAATGAATCACCACCATCTAAGAGAGTGAGTGAGAAGAGCAAGCGACGTGGAAAAGTTATCTGATGAATGTTCAATAATGATTAGTTCGGAAACGCAAATAAATACACTGAAACCTTTGAACATCCTTAAGGTTTTGAAGAAGTGCACTCAAAGAATGCATCCCGCTTGAGGCATGATGTGACAACTCTGTACTGTAGATAAAAATttgattcattattttttgtaaaaaaaaaatacttagtgtgttttcacaaaatattttataacattttcatttgtgtCGTGTGCCACACCTGCAAAGAGCTGTGCTTCACATTGTGATGCAGCAAACACCAGTtcttcatcatcttcagcagTGGATCTGGAAGTGCCTGGAGCATAAATCTTAAAAATATTACtgtgaaaaatacacacagcCAAATGTACAATACGATGGTGCTTACTTACCAGTAGTAAAAAGCTGCCTTTGGGCCATACGTTTGGCTGGGGGTTCTGCTGTAGGAGGAGATACAGTGGACTGCAGTTTTGGATCTGGAAACAGAAAGTTTgacataacaataaataaacacatatataacTGCTGTTGGGATAATTCTGTATCATGCTCAGTATTCACTCTCCTACTTACAGGGTTTAACAGGTGACATCAGTTTTTTTGCCAGCTGTGAAGGAGACAAGTGCTTGCCCCTTGCCAACAGCGATTTCACAGTGGCAGTCTGCTGTACACCTGTTTGGATGGCTGCAGGTGGAGGAGCAGGGACACTGGATGCTGCAGGTGGAGGTGCAGAGACACTGGATGCTGCAGGTGGAGGTGCAGAGACACTGGATGCTGCAGGTGGAGGTGCAGAGGCAGCAGCAGAAGCCAGTCTTTTCAGGACATACAACTTGAAAAGTGCCATGTTGGTTTTTGGCCTGGCATCTGCCTTAACCAGGTACCTGATGAGGGCTTGGGCCTCCTTGCTCTGGTCCTCAAACACATCTTTCATGGACCGGCCCTTAAAGTCACCAAACTCTACCATCAAGCACCCTGTATCTCCTTTTGCCCTAGCTTCTGCTTGCATTTCCTGTTTCCTCTGGTACTTCTCTACTTCTTCTGCAATCTCCCTGATGGAGGTGTTTGTTTTCTGACAAGGGTGTTGTCTGCAGCTTCTCATCAGAAATGCTAAGCACCAGGTACACCGCATACCCCAGAGTATGCTCTAGGAGCCATCTAAATCTTTGGCCCTGGTACTTGCCAAAATGAATCTTGCAGTGAGCCAGAACTAAAAACTGGTCACTGGGGTCTCCACCATTGCTGCTGACAAAAGCAGTGGCCTCTGCCAGCACCTCTTCATTGGGTTTGGCCCTTCTAGACTCCCTGCTTACAAGGCGCTCTGTCTCTGCAGATGGCCCCAAGAGGAGTCTGCTTGATGTCGCTGATTGGCGGCGGAAAATCGGGTATGCGtacatttttctgaaaaaaaaaaaaaaacattagagagAACATTACCTAGAGCAATCAGAAAGATACATTTACATTAAGTGTGAAACAATAATTTAACAAGGTAGATATAATCCATATTATTGCAGTAGTAAATATGACCATGACCATAAAATGGACTTCTGGTGAATTTTCTACAGATATGCCTAAAATATGCATGGTAGTACAACTTGTAatccatataaataaatgagaaacaacagaaattaaaacaataaGTTATAATATACACATTAAACTCTTAAGTCTTtacatttgggtacaaaattgggTACAAAAATTGTACTCTAAAAGGACCATTTTGGTACCTTTAggatacaattatatattttgtttccctataggaacaaaattgcaCCCTGTTGTGACTGgaagtgacacaaacaactgaaggtaggatccaaatgcacgTTTAATCgaaggtcaggcaagcaatggtcaaaacaggtatgaacaggtatgtgagggcaaatccagagtcgtaatcgaggtacaggcaaaaggtcgaaaggctggcggctaaacaggataactaggaTACTAAGCTAGATTCAGACACGGAGAAACACGTTGAAATGTCactaaacagtaaacaagactcggcaaagtgaatgagtgtgtgtgctgcttaaatactgtgtgaaatatcagtctgtgacaagtttcagctggtgatgtaatcaggaagatgaATGACCAGGTGCGTgtttggaagaagtgcatgtatgaaaatgtagtcctggggaagGCAGAAGTGAAGTTCATGATGAtagaggaaaccagcgatctccagagaatgatcgctggttatcgtaacacaCCCTCAGCtcataagatcaagacactacaAATTGGGGAGCCAAGATGGCAGCGGAGTGAATGGTCACGTTTTTTAGCGCTTAGGTACTACGAGGAGTTTTAAAGTTAACAAAATGGTTATTTTGCATGTAGAATCTTAAATTTTGAAAGTGTATGTGTTCCTGAATATTTTTAACGGACATTTTTAATTTCTGACGTGacaatggggaaaaaaagaaagaatcagTCCCTTCAGGAAAGTGCTATATTGGCTGGATACCTCGTGGAAGAAGGGGACATGGAGTCTGCAAACTTGGAAAATATCGATCTTGAGACAGAAATTGGTGCCAATGAAGAGGTTTTTGCAAAGCCTATTTGTTCTACTCCATCCAAGAATCATACGAGATCAAAAGGTACGGATGAAATATCCTTATCTACACTCCTTGACGCGATTCAGAAGCTAACCGCTAAAATGGATGAAACGCACGACAAAGTGATTTCCATTGACAATACGGTCGCAGTCTCCTGTGAAAAACTAGATAAATTGTCTGAAAAAGTCTCCCACATGAGTGAAGAGATCAAGACGCATGGCGTTAAAATAGCTCTAATTGAGAAGGAGAATAAAGAATTGCGGGCAGAAAATCTACGTCTAAAAGAGAACTTTGACGAAATGCAGCGCTACTCCCGGCGATGGAATCTTAAGTTACAAGGGGTTCCAGAGCGCGACGGAGAAGACACGAGAAGTGTGACGATCAGCATCCTGAAACAGGTGGTCCCTGGCATACAAGACAAGATGGAAGATGTAATTGATGTTGCTCACCGCCTGGGGCTAAGGAGGTCTGACGGAGCACCTCGTAACATCGTGATGCGTTTTACTATGCGTACCTACAGGGACATTGTATGGCGAGCTGCAAAAGAGTCTCGCTATCTAGCGGAAAACAGAATTCGCATCAAGGAGGCGTTAATCAAACAGGATGTGGATGCTAGAGCCAAGTTATGGCCTTTAGTGAAGAAGGCTCGTGAGGAAGGCAAAAAGGTTTCGTGGAATGGCCCCTATGCTTTTGTTGCTGGAAAAAAACTTGAACTTATTCCCTAAAAACTTTACGGAGCATATGTTGCCGAACGTAATTTTTTAGTTATCTAAGCAATCTCCAATTGAAGAATAACTAACGGTATATCTGAGACTTTTCTTTTTCCCTATTGACTGTCATgactatattttatatgtaatttgttCCTTCATAAGTAATTGCACTACTGGCTAAGGTTCATGTTAGCTTTATTCTCCTCTTTGCCGTTACTCGTTTACAGCGGTAAGTTCAAGAAGTGTGCATTGTTAATTTTGTTCTATTTGCATTCAACTTTATTCTAGTTTTCTCTTTTATCTCTgtttctagttattattattatttttttatatgaatgttaaaaactttGAGTTTAACTCTTTGAGTATTGTTTCGTTAAATACCCGTGGCTTGAGAGATCTTACAAAAAGAAaggctttatttttatattgtaggAAAATGAATGTTGACTTAATACTTTTACAAGAAACCCATTCTTGTGAGAATGATGTTCGTTTTTGGAAATCACAGTGGGGTGATAGGGCCTATTTTAGTCATGGGTCTAATCATTCAGCGGGTGTTATCACTCTCATCAATAAATTTAAAGGAGATATTGTTGAATCTCTAGCCTCTACAGAGGGTAGATGGGTTATTCTTGTCACTAAACTTGATAATGCAGTTTTTATAATAGTTAATATATATGGCCACAATTTAACTTCCGTCAATAAAGCATGTATTTCTTTACTACAGATAAAAATTGAagctttaaagaataaatatcATCAGGCTTTTGTTATATTTGCTGGAGACTTTAATGAGGTTTTAGATAATTCATATGACCGATATCCCCCAAAAATGAGTCGCAGTAATGACATTATTTATACTCTGTGTGATTATCTTCAAATAACAGATGCTTGGCGACATTTTCATCCTGATGTGAAGGAATACACATGGAGTAATAATCTGCAAACTTATAAATCTAGAATAGATTTTTTCCTTGTTTCTCAACAGCTGTTACAATTTGTATTTGATGTAAGTCACCAGTATGCTCCATTTTCTGATCACTTAGCAATTAGACTAGTTCTGCAAACGAATCGTAAGGAGAATACCTTACGTGGTTACTGgaaattgaataataatttgttaaacGATAAAATTTTTAATAGTCAGATTAAACATTTAGCTAATGAAATATTCTCAAATTGTGTGAGTAAGTCACATGCTGCTGATTgggattattttaaatttaaagctaGAACTCTAGCTATAAACCGATCTAAAGCCTTAAGAGTGGTTAATGCCAGTAAGGAagctaatttattaaataatataaatgcctTGATTAGAAAAGAAAATCTCTCTGTTCAAGAAATTACTCAGTTAAAATCCTGTCAATTAGAATTAGACCAGTTGTATATAGAAATTGTTAAAGGTGCCTTTGTTAGATCCAGAGCAAAGTGGATTGAGCAAGGAGAGAAAAATACAAGCTTCTTTTTCTCACTTgagaaaagaaattttaaaagaaaGAGTATTTCTgctctacaaataaataattccttATCAAAAAATCAGGAAGACATTggaaattttatttcaaatttttatAGAAACCTATATTCCCTTGACTCTCATGCAAGCCAAAACGGATCTTACCTACAACAAATAGAAAACTATATACCTCAGATAAGTAATGAGTTTAAAGTATTATGTGAAGCTCCAATTTCTTTAAATGAAATTAGGGAtgcaatgaaattaatgaaaaaagggAAGTCGCCTGGCTCTGATGGCCTAACATTagaattttttatacatttttgggaATTTTTAGAGCAACCCTTTCTTTTAATGCTTCAAGAGTGTTTAGAGAATGAAACAATGACCCCTACTATGAAACAAGGTGTGATATCTCTCATTCCCAAACCAGACAAAGATCCAACTATTATTGACAATTGGCGTCCTATTACACTTCTAAATTTTGATTATAAATTACTTGCTTCCATATTTGCCAAAAGATTAAAAcgacatttacattatattataaatgaaacGCAGACTGGATTTATAAAAGGGCGTCATATTAGTTGTAATACTCGACTTGTGCTGGATCTAAttgattataaaaatgaaatagacTCTGATGCTATTATCCTATTCCTCGATTTTTACAAGGCTTTCGACACCGTAAAGCATGAATTCCTTTTAGACTCTTTGAAAGCCTTTGGATTCCCCTTAAAATTTCTTAATGTGGTACAAATGTTGTACAAAGATATTAATAGTTGTGTAATTCTAAATTCATGTACTTCACCAAGATTTCCTGTGCTTCGTGGTATACGACAGGGCTGTCCCTTGAGcccattcttatttttatttgttgtagaaACTCTATCTATAGATATTCTACACAATAATAATTTGGTTGGTATTAATATCTTTAACAGAGAGATTCGCATATCACAATTGGCAGATGACACTACACTATTTTTAAAGGATAAAGATCAAGTGTCTCCTGTTTTAACCATTATTAATGCATTCTCAGATGCTTCTGGACTCaaactaaatttattaaaatgtgaaattATTTGCTTGTATGACACCTTAGATGCAAAAATTGAAAATATACCGATCAAAGAGGAAGTAAAATACTTAGGaattaatataacaaaaaatctaattagcagacagtttttaaatttttcaacAAGATTatctaaagtaaaatatatttttaatagttggCTCCAAAGAGATTTATCAATTCTAGGCAGAGTCTTCTTAACCAAAACAGATGGGTTATCTAGATTTGTATACCCCTCATTATCTTTAGCAGTAGATAATCAGACCTctaaaaaaattgacaaaatttttcttgattttatttgGAATAATAAGCCTCACAAAttgaagaaacatttattatcaaATAAAAGGAGTGAGGGGGGTCTTGAAGTCCTAAATTTTGATGACAccaataatacttttaaaatcaatTGGCTAAAGAGATGTTTGCTTGGTTCAGACTCTATGTGGTATTTTATtccaaacaatatatttaaaaagattgGTGGCCTTTCTTTTTTAATGAAGTGCAATTACTCCATTGgtaaattacctattaaattaGCTCAATTCCATCAACAAGCTCTTTTAGCCTGGAAACTGACTTACAGCCACAACTTCTCACCCCACAAAACCATTCTATGGAATAATGGTGAcattaagataaataataaatcttttttctGGGATAAATGgtttaacaaaaacattatttttgtttctgatCTTTTTAACAGTAACGGTGATCTTTTAACTTATGAGAGTTTTATAAACATGTATCAATTCCCTATTCGCTATATGGAATTCAAGTCAATTATAAAGGCTATACCTAGTGGATTATTATGTCTGATGAAAGCTGCTCTTAGTTATGAGGCAGGTACCAAACAATTGTCACAGTTACTCCTAGGAGGAAAATCTATTCTTAGTAAAGAATGCAATAATAAGTTTATACGTCAAGTGTCCCAGTCACATAACGCAATCACTCCTAGAGGAAAGTTTTTTTGGGGATCCATAATTGTTAATATTCAATGGAGGAAAACATGGTTATTACCATATAAATTCTGTATTCCTAATAAAATGAAAGAGGTGCACTTTAAAATTTTGCACAATATTTACCCATGTAATGCACTTTTATCCAAATATTGTGATGTTACTGATATTTGCACATTTTGTAAGAATGAGAGTGAAGACATTTGtcacttatttttttcttgcgATGTATCATCACTGTTTTGGGATGATTTAAGCTCATACTGTTTCTCCAAGGTTAATATAAGTGGTAATTTGTACCTTAAGGATGTTATTTGCTATTTTGAAAACCAAAACAAGGCGTTAGAAGCCACTGTGAACTTTCTTATACTTGCTGGgaaattttattttcacaaacagagatttcttaaaaaaaatccaatcttTATTGACTTCTTATGTGAAatagaacatttaattaaatctctTAGATTAATTGAAAATAAGAAATGTACTTCTTTCTTGAGCAAATATGATGAGATCTTTCATGCTACttgaatatttatttctttttttattatactgtcttttcttatttttatttatattttattttttttatgtactgtGTTTTAGTTTTACTCTTATCTTGTGTATGTAATGTGATTGTTGTGTAAAAGAACTGTTATCTTTTACTATATTCTAAATTGTATTATACAGTTTCttgaagcaataaaaaaaaaaaaaaaaaaaaaaaaaaaagacactacaaattttttaattaattaatactaaacattaatactaaattacataatttaaaaatataaagttaataaattgattgaatgaaacactttaataattatttttttccataatttttttcatatattcaaATGTAACTTTTTCTCAAAAAAAGTATTTACAATTTAATGTAGAATTTAATGCAATTTgaatcattaaaaacgtaaataatggtctttgcttactgtttaagaccctaAATGGAATTTCGAATAAGGATCGTGCAGAGTGTTATCATCATTCAGGTgttgatgttgctgtctctttaagaattcgGCTTGTTGgcagtgtttgttactgaggcggtcgaGTATGCtcatgctggctgtttacacagaacttcgcatgattttcaaagaaaagtctattttggagtacACACTTTTCAGGTAAATATGTATTTATGATATACTGTCCgtttcatttttacatgtgaagcattgttctgttgattttgtctgactctcgtgtctcggctttcccccgcttaAAGACCAAAAAAAATGCTCCGGACTGCTTGGTGTACATTGGCCTGCTGGATGGAGTTGGCTAAGAGGTCTGGAGCTTAtaaaagaagttaatacaatatgatatcgaagtcaccgagggacataaaGTTATAGAAGGTGAGCAcctatatgctgttagttttctcggtgttaaagagcccatattatgggtttttgaaaattcccctccatgtagtgtgtaacacagctctaagtgaagtgaagtatccagctaaggcttaaatctgtaagaatacagtgtttaaaactgttgattcatctataaaagagtcgaatcatagtgcttcaaacgagtcgccttgataccgactcattaggtgtttcgccatgacgtacgaacgaaacaaagtttttcacgtgcacgcgcaaacccgggagatttcaaacctgaggccccgccctctgacgcagtaacccagacacacacacacacacacccacaaacacacgcacacccacaaacacacgcacacaaacatgccggtcgattgaagtcacactgcagatggatatattgagtctctacccaaagatgaaacatcagcattataaccaagcagttggaaacttctggaagctacatgctacaaagaatacttcatctgagtttgttaaaggaaggatcagtaaagagtaactgatggacgtcaggatgggtttcttcctacatttctcaagtgtaagtacgtgcggttaaagttgttgcctcgtttactctagcttgcaaatgtatttagttgtgatttgttacttgtaaccgcgtgtactgtatcaggttaactgaatatattatcttatcgcgtgcaaagtcacgttaaaaacgcgacgcgtgctgtttgtttatggagctccgtgctagagttctgctcccgcgatttattcggaaatgtattcccgcgccgcagaaatctggcgcggggagagagagagagagagagcgagagagagagcgaacgaacgaacgagctttgtgtactttgtgctgtgtgtgtgtttttatccagacagcttggctgtctggactgtatactgggtgatatttggttgtgttctccgctctagcgggaccgggcccggcgggcagaaaacggag
The DNA window shown above is from Danio rerio strain Tuebingen ecotype United States chromosome 25, GRCz12tu, whole genome shotgun sequence and carries:
- the LOC141380990 gene encoding uncharacterized protein; this translates as MPLKMWLFPLVCVRLSCGKHRLTAAGIYRTVCKVLDIDGWYDLATEYLECKRCKKKYPAWSEDILGQLDIGHRSQFPALLTYRYSCDNRVVRMMRERTLGNSVTQLFKKLMEQHSEAWTQRVLQYLTACEPFTRSSLVQPPVFAEPPLLPAIPKPKWLLAVYARDVLGRLHEVKAKITSVFGCVLKMDSTKKITKKLAGAAAGTAAWCTDVGNEHGQVLVSVLSAAEGHGLDPMAAGLMKRYREAGEAAPKVMYVDRDCCSQHGQSPVKIMFPEWDELEVRLDIWHFMRRFAAGVTTEAHPLYGIFMARLSTCIFQWDPEDVAALRQAKEGTSASDAHFQAYLLEGLMRWNDDRMESTIKGASSIRSYGSAMREAVDRLSRAVLGKPWDNRYHPPGAYTGELLGLEYLYSQTGKTLTPVLQNPEEEDRLVEEVDDEDLQDEGFEEEIMEDITVPVLYEDDPCHDLRNSPSSSPLPQSPASLAEPSTSAGGEGQLPSPALSVPSQPSDSGDSLSVEAQGVVIGPDGIAGWDKVQDLAAYLVGLREAPYLTDLQVTEAIQLWTALLDVDKQRINYQPRHQPQLTHGRFKAPKRSGVTPGVESVKRCLIGHPGGPAQWPSTSRLVEAICTKLCAVHKSTSKKAGVRTPRWSKILTDYHHIRDLVLGSRRLMDETVIQLFELNQKTLIQWFQRRQKDQEMSVLTQGLTPLNPIAVADTQLPLPREKLDEAPSTSGPKHQFVFPPNKEGQAPLLRPGRKSASATTTVCSFLPDATTVCSFPPAPTTVCSIAPTPTTVCHIAPAPTMVCPVTPTFTTVRPISPASTTV
- the LOC141380991 gene encoding uncharacterized protein; protein product: MRCTWCLAFLMRSCRQHPCQKTNTSIREIAEEVEKYQRKQEMQAEARAKGDTGCLMVEFGDFKGRSMKDVFEDQSKEAQALIRYLVKADARPKTNMALFKLYVLKRLASAAASAPPPAASSVSAPPPAASSVSAPPPAASSVPAPPPAAIQTGVQQTATVKSLLARGKHLSPSQLAKKLMSPVKPYPKLQSTVSPPTAEPPAKRMAQRQLFTTGTSRSTAEDDEELVFAASQCEAQLFAVQSCHIMPQAGCIL